The following proteins are co-located in the Eleginops maclovinus isolate JMC-PN-2008 ecotype Puerto Natales chromosome 1, JC_Emac_rtc_rv5, whole genome shotgun sequence genome:
- the rimkla gene encoding beta-citrylglutamate synthase B, which yields MCSRVWFVTDRRISQEYPQVQILRALKERCSDEDVEFRSLLMDQIVLTISEGQLGLRVEQELVTSYPQVVVVRVPTPWVQSDSDITVLRHLEKMGCRLINRPQAILNCVNKFWTFQELAGHGVPLPDTFSYGGHDNFRKMIDEAEPLGYPVVVKNARGHRGKAVFLARDKHHLTDLCHLIRHDTPYLFQEYVKESHGRDVRVVLVGGRVIGSMLRCSTDGRMQSNCSLGGVGMMCPLSEQGKQLAIEVSNILGMDVCGIDLLQLNDGSFVVCEANANVGFIAFDQACGMDVAGIVADYALSMLPSRLTRKMSLLSVVSSTSETSSEPEVCPVPTGGGGSLPEAVCNMSVGSTSSESDPELAEPSQSSPRQSTAPDLPDPAYNFNTLLANEIKLLTE from the exons ATGTGCTCTCGGGTTTGGTTCGTGACCGACCGGCGGATCAGCCAGGAGTATCCGCAGGTCCAGATCCTCCGGGCGCTGAAGGAGCGCTGCTCCGACGAGGATGTTGAATTCCGCTCGCTGCTCATGGATCAAATCGTGCTAACGATCAGCGAGGGACAGTTAG GTCTGCGAGTGGAGCAGGAACTGGTGACATCTTATCcacaggtggtggtggtgcggGTGCCCACGCCCTGGGTGCAGTCAGATAGTGACATCACCGTGCTGCGCCACTTGGAGAAGATGGGCTGTCGGCTGATCAACCGTCCCCAGGCTATACTCAACTGTGTCAACAAGTTCTGGACCTTTCAGGAGCTAGCCGGCCACGGAGTGCCTCTCCCCGACACCTTCTCTTACG GAGGGCATGACAACTTCCGTAAGATGATCGACGAGGCAGAGCCGCTGGGCTACCCGGTGGTGGTGAAGAATGCACGGGGCCACAGAG GCAAGGCTGTGTTCCTGGCCCGGGACAAACACCACCTGACAGACCTGTGCCACTTGATCCGCCACGACACCCCCTACTTATTTCAGGAGTATGTCAAGGAGTCGCACGGTCGTGACGTCCGGGTGGTCCTGGTGGGCGGCCGTGTCATCGGCTCGATGCTACGCTGCTCCACGGACGGTCGCATGCAGAGCAACTGCTCCCTTG GGGGTGTCGGTATGATGTGCCCACTGAGCGAGCAGGGGAAGCAGCTGGCCATCGAAGTGTCCAACATCCTCGGCATGGATGTGTGCGGCATCGACCTGCTGCAGCTCAACGACGGCTCCTTTGTGGTCTGCGAAGCAAACGCGAACGTTGGCTTCATCGCCTTCGACCAGGCCTGCGGCATGGACGTGGCGGGCATCGTCGCCGACTACGCCCTATCGATGCTCCCCAGCCGCCTTACTCGTAAAATGTCCCTGCTGTCGGTCGTGTCGAGCACCAGCGAGACCAGCAGCGAGCCCGAGGTGTGCCCTGTGCCCACCGGCGGTGGCGGGTCGCTGCCTGAGGCCGTCTGCAACATGAGCGTGGGTTCTACCTCCAGCGAGAGTGACCCCGAGCTGGCGGAGCCCTCCCAGTCCTCGCCCCGCCAGTCCACAGCCCCCGACCTCCCCGATCCAGCCTACAACTTCAACACTCTTCTGGCCAATGAGATCAAATTATTGACTGAGTAA